Part of the Vigna radiata var. radiata cultivar VC1973A chromosome 11, Vradiata_ver6, whole genome shotgun sequence genome is shown below.
caccaaaacaggacacctgttcaccaaaacaggacacctgttcaccaaaacaggataGTTCGAGTCATCCTCCACCGCAGCTTCAGATCTATCTCCCCTGCTCCTCAAGACTTATGAGTAAAAACTCTGCTACTTTCACAACGGGCACTATACTCAACTTGATTGAAAACCCTACGGGCGAGACATCCAACCCTTTCTACCCTCTCGAAAGAGGAAAGAGTGACACTCGAACCTTGTATCTTCTACCGCCTCATATAGACGAAGAGACTTACCTTTCTACCCTCTCAAAAGAGGAAAGGTATTACCTCAGCTTTTACACCAACATAATGAGAGTACAACTATATTAAAAGTACTACTAGTGTATTATCATTATCACACATTCTTTGTCACCCTAACATGCCTTTCTGTCAACCCAGAATATCCTATCACAAGTAAGgtcataacaaaaaaatatcaaaactaacAAACAATACTCGCATCACTACTAAACTAGAAACGAACCAACGGATTGATACTCTGTAGAACTCATACTCGTGCACCTACATCTCCTTCAACAGTTTCTGAATTAACATATTTTGTTATCCCGTATCAGTATACAACCGTTATAAAATTTACTATACCAAAATACACTTTGTCTCCATTATTGCTTTGACGTTACAAAAAGAAAGGACAAAAGGACCCCACATAACCGATTTAAGAATTCAAGAAAACTTGTTAAAGGAATAAATGGTGGAACTTATTACATTAACATGTCTGCACTACataataaaacaacatttatcaaTTCACAAAACCTCTTtcataactaataaaatatcattagtaaatatatctaatataactaataaaatatcactagtacaaaaatcatattttatgacgtacaaaaatgaactatgacgtacatagttttgtacgttataataggtctacatattttatgacatagcaaaaatttacgttatctgaacatattatgacactgtttctaaaagaaataactccAATGAATGtaaacatagataattttactcaatatcaattcgaaacaattttcttcaatattcatataaaaaaaatggtctGATTTTAGAAAGAGTGTCATAATAttaattgagtaaaattatttatgttcacattcattagagttatttcttcTAGAAAccgtgtcataatatgttcagataacgtaaatctttgctacgtcataaaatatgtagacctgttataacgtacaaaactatgtacgtcatagtttgtttttgtacgtcataaaatatgattttttttactagtgtgaAAAGCATTCAAGAACACTAGAGGAACTGAGGCACCAAAACAAAATCCTAATGTCGATGTGATTATcgtatatattatttctttaattccCCTTTCTCTATTTTgaaataacttatatattaaaaattcagCTATTGGTACTAGAACAATACCCGTGATTGTATTAACTACGGCCTCTTGTAGTATGGTCTTAATCGGCCTTTTGGatataaatccaaaaattatcaaacagtACCCAGAGATTGAATTTCTAAAAAATTCTTGCCTGACTTCTGCTGCTGCTCCACCAGTgcccttcttttcttttcagtaATAACCTAAATTTTTGTCTTCTACGTTTCGCATTTCTGAGAGTCCTACCATTTACGTTTCGCATTCCAAGAGTCTTACCATGTTATCATTTCTTCTAGTCCGTTTAGTTCCTTTAATACTTTTAGCGATATTTCGAATCCTTTCAAACCATAAACCGGTGATAGTTACTGAAGAACAGGCTGCTGAAGAACCGGCTGGTGGAGACGAAGAATCGTCGGTCGGTGGAGCAGACGCTGGAGCAGACAATGTCGTGATCTTGCCGGAGCTCAATGAAGAACCAACTGGTGGAGCGGTTGATGGAGCAGACCATGGCGTGGTAGTTATCACGCCGGAGCTGAGTACAACTGATGGAGTCCTTGAAGAAGCTGCTGGTGGAGCAGTCACTGAAGCTAGTGGAACTGAAGCCAGTGGAACAACCGATGGAGCCGGTAGAGAAGACGAATACACAGAACACAGGCAAGAATTTTTTCGAAATTTAATTAATGGGTACTGTTTGATCATTTTTGGATTTATATCCAAAAAGCCAATTAAGACCCTCATACGAGAGGTCATAGTTATTTCAATCACGAGTACTTTTCTAGTACCAATggttgaatttttaatatataagatatttattaatagggaaattaaaaaaaataatatctccTATAATCGTATCAACATTAGGATTAGGTTTTGGTGTTGCACTTCCTATAATgttcttgtttgtttttctgtttgaaTTTAAACCGAGAGTGGCCTTTATTGGACTTAGTATATTCTTTCCATTGGTTATATTAAACGCGGAACGAGATTTATAACATTTGCAAGAGGTGCTAAGAATGGTTGCGTATTTCTGGTAGGGATTGTTATATCCctcttaatttgtttttttgttaatgaagGTTTTGAGAAACTTCATTTAGTTAGTTAATTAGTAGtagaaatttttatattatctttgtaattgttttagttaatttgtaGTAGATAATTTGAGATATTTTGTAGGGatgatgtttttatatatatgatatattttgtaCTACTTCTGTCATGCATTGAGTAACATTTAGCTTATGTAcgacaacttttttttgttgCTTCTTTTCTCAATGTTGAGGTTCTACAACATAAAAGTTCTTTCCACGTCATTTCAATACAAagttatttataaactaaaatttgagacAACTNNNNNNNNNNNNNNNNNNNNNNNNNNNNNNNNNNNNNNNNNNNNNNNNNNNNNNNNNNNNNNNNNNNNNNNNNNNNNNNNNNNNNNNNNNNNNNNNNNNNNNNNNNNNNNNNNNNNNNNNNNNNNNNNNNNNNNNNNNNNNNNNNNNNNNNNNNNNNNNNNNNNNNNNNNNNNNNNNNNNNNNNNNNNNNNNNNNNNNNNNNNNNNNNNNNNNNNNNNNNNNNNNNNNNNNNNNNNNNNNNNNNNNNNNNNNNNNNNNNNNNNNNNNNNNNNNNNNNNNNNNNNNNNNNNNNNNNNNNNNNNNNNNNNNNNNNNNNNNNNNNNNNNNNNNNNNNNNNNNNNNNNNNNNNNNNNNNNNNNNNNNNNNNNNNNNNNNNNNNNNNNNNNNNNNNNNNNNNNNNNNNNNNNNNNNNNNNNNNNNNNNNNNNNNNNNNNNNNNNNNNNNNNNNNNNNNNNNNNNNNNNNNNNNNNNNNNNNNNNNNNNNNNNNNNNNNNNNNNNNNNNNNNNNNNNNNNNNNNNNNNNNNNNNNNNNNNNNNNNNNNNNNNNNNNNNNNNNNNNNNNNNNNNNNNNNNNNNNNNNNNNNNNNNNNNNNNNNNNNNNNNNNNNNNNNNNNNNNNNNNNNNNNNNNNNNNNNNNNNNNNNNNNNNNNNNNNNNNNNNNNNNNNNNNNNNNNNNNNNNNNNNNNNNNNNNNNNNNNNNNNNNNNNNNNNNNNNNNNNNNNNNNNNNNNNNNNNNNNNNNNNNNNNNNNNNNNNNNNNNNNNNNNNNNNNNNNNNNNNNNNNNNNNNNNNNNNNNNNNNNNNNNNNNNNNNNNNNNNNNNNNNNNNNNNNNNNNNNNNNNNNNNNNNNNNNNNNNNNNNNNNNNNNNNNNNNNNNNNNNNNNNNNNNNNNNNNNNNNNNNNNNNNNNNNNNNNNNNNNNNNNNNNNNNNNNNNNNNNNNNNNNNNNNNNNNNNNNNNNNNNNNNNNNNNNNNNNNNNNNNNNNNNNNNNNNNNNNNNNNNNNNNNNNNNNNNNNNNNNNNNNNNNNNNNNNNNNNNNNNNNNNNNNNNNNNNNNNNNNNNNNNNNNNNNNNNNNNNNNNNNNNNNNNNNNNNNNNNNNNNNNNNNNNNNNNNNNNNNNNNNNNNNNNNNNNNNNNNNNNNNNNNNNNNNNNNNNNNNNNNNNNNNNNNNNNNNNNNNNNNNNNNNNNNNNNNNNNNNNNNNNNNNNNNNNNNNNNNNNNNNNNNNNNNNNNNNNNNNNNNNNNNNNNNNNNNNNNNNNNNNNNNNNNNNNNNNNNNNNNNNNNNNNNNNNNNNNNNNNNNNNNNNNNNNNNNNNNNNNNNNNNNNNNNNNNNNNNNNNNNNNNNNNNNNNNNNNNNNNNNNNNNNNNNNNNNNNNNNNNNNNNNNNNNNNNNNNNNNNNNNNNNNNNNNNNNNNNNNNNNNNNNNNNNNNNNNNNNNNNNNNNNNNNNNNNNNNNNNNNNNNNNNNNNNNNNNNNNNNNNNNNNNNNNNNNNNNNNNNNNNNNNNNNNNNNNNNNNNNNNNNNNNNNNNNNNNNNNNNNNNNNNNNNNNNNNNNNNNNNNNNNNNNNNNNNNNNNNNNNNNNNNNNNNNNNNNNNNNNNNNNNNNNNNNNNNNNNNNNNNNNNNNNNNNNNNNNNNNNNNNNNNNNNNNNNNNNNNNNNNNNNNNNNNNNNNNNNNNNNNNNNNNNNNNNNNNNGACactgtttctaaaagaaataactccaatgaatgtgaacatagataattttactcaatatcaattcgaaacaattttcttcaatattcatataaaaaaaatggtctaattttagaaagagtgtcataatattaattgagtaaaattatttatgttcacattcattagagttatttcttcTAGAAagagtgtcataatatgttcagataacgtaaatctttgctacgtcataaaatatgtagacctgtTATAATGTACAAAACTATATACGtcatagtttgtttttgtacgtcataaaatatgatttttttactagtgacaCTATCTTTTCTTTCTGCTTTCCAAACTTTTGTAAccagaaaaataatttaatctccCTTCACCTCTCTACTTTAATAACCCATAAATCCATTAACCCTAACCGTTCACCCCTTCGGTTGCCTATCTTTTCGGTAAGATATGTAACCACTAAAAACTAACTCTGATTTTGTGCTTTTTATTCACGTTGATACCAGAATTTTAAACGAACTAAGGGCCCTACCACTAACTCTTATTTGCATGGCAAGAGGACCCCACGttgaaacaaaaaacaaaaaaaaaaacagcaagataaaatattttctagcCTATGCTTCCACAGGAAaggataaattaaattaataaaacaaacaaaaaaaaatatttattcattaatcaaaattaaaacacaaccactaGATCAAAAAGGGACTATTACCAACACAATTTAtgctctataattttttttagggtcTTACATTGTTGAATGAAGAAGTAGatttattataactaattttgGTTGTGAGTGTCTATCTTTGAGAATGAATGTCGCAACCGAAGTCACAACATGGCaacaaaccaaaaataaaagtgatttaaaataGAGGTTTTGAAGTTGTCATTATAATTTATCTTGAAAAACTATGAAATAtcgaaaaataaaacatgatttatGAGAACTAGATTTTGGTTTTGAGAGTCAATTACACATAAGGAAAGTGTTAGAATAACTTTAATTATAGACAAGTAAATGGATGTGATTTTTCATGatgttttttaatctaaaaatatcataataaaaaaatgtacaaaagaaacaaaaatatttttttagttttttgaacCAACTAAGGATTAATCATAATTCCTTCATATTCTTATACAAAATAAGATATCACAAGTATGttctttatgaaaaattgtCTGAAAAATTTTAGATTGTTTGAAAAATGAACCTAATAAagattgatattgtttttaagTATTTCTATTCACAATAGAAAAGAACAACTATCTGAAAAATTTTGGattgtttgaaaaatgaattaaactaGGACTGACATTAGTTTTACATATTTCCATTCacaatgaaaaattaagaataatgtagttcttaaaaaactatttgaaaaaatgttgatgctttagttttttaaaattttatttatttattttttattttgaagaaaagaaaaaatttcaacttGAAGGAAACAAATGATCCAGTGATTACAAGACGATTCAAACATCCTTATAAGTATcaaaagaaacatatttttgaattattttgagaaaaaaatatagtactagaacaatacaaataaaaacgtatttttgaattttttttttaaagatattaaataCGATGTAGAAGATTACACAAATGTTCATATCTTTATTTAGATATGTTAGATGAAATGAAAGActatacaaatattaaaaaaaatgtggaaattatcttttaattaattttttataaaagaatcgATTACTGGACTATGCAGAGTAAtcgaaaatttattttatttgtagaaaaAAGTTGAGATTTTAAGAATTACAAGAAACAAACATTTttaggttaaaaccacttaggcgTCGTAAGGTCTTCTCACTTTGGTTCTTTTCTTATAAAACAtcccaattgggtccttaaAAGTTCCAATTTGGTTGAAATTAACCCTTCCCGTTAAAATTCAGTAACGGTGTTAAATGTTGGCAGATTTGAATGAAGGACGTGGCAACATTTTTAAACATGGTGGATAACTGAGGGGCACGTGGCTATTGTTAactgataaaatgaaattaaaaggggattagggttagtaaattaaaataggggattagggttagttaattaaaaaagagaattaGGGTTGAGTGAATTAAAAAAGGGAATTTGGGTTCTGGTAAATCAAAAAGGGATCTGAGAGGTATCACGATTCCCAATCGGCGTCTCGCGAAATCGAAGCGCTGCGGATCCTGAGAGGGTCCCAAAACGTGGTCGTTCTGCACGAGTTCTTCTGGCGCGAGGACGAGGACGCGGTTCTCGTGCTCGAGTTTCTCGGAACCGAACTCGCCGCCGTGATCGAAAAAGGTGGTGTCGGAGTCGGTGAGGTTAAGAGGTGGATGGTGCAGGCTCTGACTGCTGTGGATGAGTGCCACCGGAATATGATCGTTCATAGAGACTTAAAACCCGCGAATTTTTTAGTTTCCGATGACGGGGTGCTCAAGTTAGCAGATTTTGGACAGGTTTAAGGGATAAAGTTTTCGACTTCGTTTTAGTCTACTTTTGggttttcctttttgttttatagGATTGTGTTGGTTACCTGATCATTACGTgactagtttttttttcttttctcttttttttattggattatGTCATGTGGTTTGTGTTAATCTATGATCACGGTGATCGATCGTATTTCTGTGGCACAGGCTCCTAACCTTGGTTgcaaattttgataatttttgttttgctgCTGAAACCTGTAGTCGATGATTCTCTTCTTTATCTAAAGAATTACAAACCTTCATTACCAATCGTAAGAATGACAAACCTTGGAGGAATGgacattaaatgtttaaaagcaTCTTCATTAACCTTTTGACGGACACCTACCATCGAGTCGCGATTGAAGTCCAAATAGGGAATGACCAAGCTCCAAACCGCGATTGAGCTACAATTCTGGATCGTCTCCACTTACGATTGCTAATGAACTTTCAGATGATACCTCTCATATCCCTTTTTGATTTACCAGAACCCAAATTCCCCTTTTTTAATTCACTCAACCTTAATTCCCTTATTTAATTAACTAACCCTAATCCCCTATTCTAATTTACTAACCCTGATCcccttttaatttcattttatcagtTAACAATAGCCACGTGCCACTCAATTATCCGCCAGGTTTAAAAATGTTGCCACGTCCTCCATCCAAATCTGCCAACATTTAACACCGTTACTAAATTTTAACGGGAAGGGTTAATTTCAACCAAATTGGCACTTTTAAGGACCCGATTGGgatgttttataaaaaagggACCAAAGTGGAAGACCTTACGAAAACAGGGAcgcctaagtggttttaaccaacatttttattgaaaaaggaTGTTTGTGCCAAAGGACTTTGCTGCTAGGCCCAAATTAAGAAGAGCGTcggtgtgtgtgtatatatatatatatatatatatatatatatatatatatatatatatatatatatatatatatatatatatatatatatatatttatttatttatttatttattttttatttttttttatattttgtcatttttaatgataataaaaagagTGGCCAGCTGTTCATTTGATCCATAAGATTGGGCCATGCCAATGTATCCAACATGCAGAAAATGGTTCACTAAAGTATGCACTGTAAATAagccataaaagaaaaaaacagtaaTGGACTCAAAATGAAGCTATCAGGAACTGGGCTATTCCAGTATGCCTAAATCAGACCCTACTCTCTTTTACCAAACAACCAAAGACAAACCTAACCAGACAATgtataaaatgagattttttttttttaaaatagatttaaatttttttgaattttgattatatatttaacaaaatattagtttaaaaagttatatatatatatatatatatatatattttttttaattaagagatGCGTTTAACTCACTAATCTAGAGTTATTTGAATCCAACTCAATCTTTTTAAGTTTAccgaaatataaatttaattggaTTGATTCATTAATGTCTTGTTCACTCGAGTagatttgagagagagtaattgagaagatttgatgataattctttttattgtttagttgaatagatttggaggtaagtgagaatgcatttgaaagtaaatttttttaatccgtcatataaattaaattttatactaattctcaAAAATtgtacactaattttcacaaattttacttccaaatctactcttatttacttctaaatcttttcaaataaacaataaaaaaattaccttcaaattttcTCGATTACTTTTTCAAATCTGCTCAAGTGAAGAATCTAATTGAATTGATGAATATGTGATACATGGATCAACAAATTGACCCGTTTTTTACCACCTTAACAAAAACCATATTGGCTGTGTTTCAAGAATAAAGCAGTAATATAGTCATTATTAAAAATCTTATGACATATTCTTTTTACCTTTTCCTTATTTAAAGTCTATTCCTTTTGTTAACTTGATGTTGTTTAGTGTTCGGCTTGAAATGTGAGAAATGCTTGagtaaaaatagaaatgaaaaaagttTCTGGAATTTGTTATGACACCTCATTTAAAATGAAGGAACAAAAACTGAAGTGAACGTCAATTTCATATAAACAAAAGAGTCTAACTGTAGAAAGTTTCTTCACCAGAATGGTCAAAAGTAGAgcaaaaaacacatataaatttttagtttagttataatttaaatttctaaagtttggtttatattttagtttttcttccaTAAACAAAGTTAAATTGATGAAATAGTATGGTTGGAATTATTTATGTTGGGCATTAATTCTTGAAAGCAATGGTTATctcttttgttttgattatttgataGGCACTACAAACAAACAATAGAGTATGATGCATAAGACGTTGCAAAGGGTGCATTGGCACAGACAATGTATCTTCTTTTAATGttcccttttctttctctctctctctctctaagaACCCTAAGAACCTAGACAATGCatctaacaataataataatccttAGTGCAAGACCCATATGGCTTGTTTTTGGTTTATAAGAGTTTTTTTATATTGCAGgcaaaaaaagaaatgaatagaTGACCCCAGCTAGATTTGGGGGCCTTGACCAAAACTAGAGGAAAATGGGTTATTAAAGATCCTCCATGCACTTCTTTCAAGGCGTAATAAAGGACAATTCAATAAGATAAGAGAAAAACAGCCCAGGTAAGAGTTGGCAATGTCAGTTGCTAGCTCAAACTGATATGATTATCACATAGAAGTTccccaaaaatatgaaaaagtatGATAAACAATCATTattaatttctcaaaattgaggaAGAGGACCTTAAGGGGCAGGTCTTTTTATtactcttatttattattttacagtACCTGTGGCGGTGGTTAATCATCAAAAGCTCTCTTTTTGATGCGAGCGTGAGGTATATAAATGGAGCTTCTATGCcattacctttttctttctacacTCTCCTTCATAAACACATTGGTCTGTTAGCtgtattttcttctctttctactaccgttattgtttttttctcctcttctctctctctctctctctctccatgtGCCACAGTAAAAGGCACGTTTGTCATGAAGGAGCAAGTTTGAAGAAATCCCAAATTGAATAAAGTGGTTTTGATTTGAGGAAAAAGCTTGAATGGAAGGCAGAGTTCCGAAAGTTGGAGGATCAGAAATGGGTATCTTTGTCTTCCCACTTTTAAAGTTGGgtccttttgtaattttataatcttcttttctctctctgtcTTTGCAGGTTGGGTTCTGTAACACTGACTAGGGCTTGAATGGGGGTATTTATTATGCTGAAATCAATGTTGTTTGCATAATTGACTGTTTCCATGGACTTCTTTTCAGCCCTTTCTTTGAACAGTCAGTTTTAGCTTCTCTCTCTCCTGGGGGGGCCTTCTTTATGATTTTTGGTACTTCAAGTTCAGTGTTGGCTTTGGAAATGGTAGCTGCCATGCTCGTGTGAACTTTGGTACATCTTTTGGGTACTTGGATTTTGTTTGAGCCTCTTGCAAATTTTACCATCATTTACTCAAGCTCCTTTTCTCTTCCTGCATCTAGCCTTTTTTTTGTGCTTCAAGAACTTAGCCAAGTTTCTAGTTCCTTCAGTTCTCTCAAGGTTTTCCTGGATTCTGGTTGATGCTTGTGATGGAATCATGTTTGTTGAATTTGTATTGATGCTTAGGAGGCTccatttgttattttgtttatttgaaatttgaccattttttatatttggtcACTGTTGAAGGTACTTACTGTTAAATTTCCTCTGATTACCAATTAGTTAGGAAAAAAGATCATAGAAAATAATCTGCTAGTTAAGTGGTTTGGTATATGTTGTTGAGGAGGGATGGATATGAGTGACAAAAAGAAGTTCGAGGTGGATAGAAACGAGGATCCTATGGGTTATTCTAGTGGTATGCACTCGGATTGGAGATTCGGGGGTGCAAATCTTGCAAATTCTTCTGCAGGTTTGGTTGCCATGGGAAATTCTGTGAATGCCAGCAGAGGGGATTTGATTGGTTCGTCTTCATGTTCCTCTGCTTCAATGGTGGACTCTTTTGGTGCAAGCTACTGGGACAACACCACCGGCTCCCGAAACCTGggattttgtgattttgatgtcCACAACAATGGGGGTTCTTCAAATACTGCTGGAATAAGAAAAGATGGCTTTGGCTTTGGAAGAGTAGCTCAGGTTCATCATGGAACACTTGAAATGGCTTGGAGCCCTGCTAATTCTATGTTACAGAATGGCCCGGGGTTGTTTCCGCACAGTTTATCTCAGTTTCCAACTGATTCTGGATTCATTGAGAGAGCTGCAAGATTCTCATGCTTCAGTGGAGGGAATTTTACTGATATGGTGAACTCTTATGGTATTGCTCAATCAACAGGGGTTTATGGAGCAAGAGATGCTATTGCAGGCCATGGGTTGAAATCTGTAACTGAAGGGCAATCTGAAGGAGGTGATATGAATGTAATTGAAGCTACGAAAGATTTGTCTCCATCTGTTGAGCATCTGGCTTCTAAAGGAAGCCCTCTCAAGAGTGATAAAAGAAGTGAAGG
Proteins encoded:
- the LOC106776849 gene encoding CBL-interacting protein kinase 8-like, coding for MLSFLLVRLVPLILLAIFRILSNHKPVIVTEEQAAEEPAGGDEESSVGGADAGADNVVILPELNEEPTGGAVDGADHGVVVITPELSTTDGVLEEAAGGAVTEASGTEASGTTDGAGREDEYTEHRQEFFRNLINGYCLIIFGFISKKPIKTLIREGSERYHDSQSASREIEALRILRGSQNVVVLHEFFWREDEDAVLVLEFLGTELAAVIEKGGVGVGEVKRWMVQALTAVDECHRNMIVHRDLKPANFLVSDDGVLKLADFGQV